A portion of the Bombus pascuorum chromosome 8, iyBomPasc1.1, whole genome shotgun sequence genome contains these proteins:
- the LOC132909887 gene encoding uncharacterized protein LOC132909887 isoform X5 has product MYEDLSNFITFDYNTIWNMHSESSENMYQNTVLLDIMQDNEPSKEINTDEEKNNFVELNNFESDNILHNKISHNTSTKQDISILNKTHRTVPNILKSSSRSHRISEVDAAKPNCFFEDIAKTEQQVLLVPDAASKHICSENTFVKEAKYKKVSRRRKQKFSYVNAWNICSFVDKEKEVLDKNVCMSTEIDSSAQKNKLKHYTNKQDKKQGISVLKSEQERLVSSMPQNVLTDCTFKSQDPSSLEEIESNNFQDSIDFSSNEIFNTFYYESYDSNKLDCFIGYTENSDDTYNSFSSKHSDYQVKELDMNYNEIDTYETMADWSLTDNEQDEIDISIRKPVMSPDYWIEDLFSDRKSKCSCCDYSCHEDYAPNLFETSEINTYTKDRLSTEIFNDDSQANLDNTDLYTSNSTYITDNVLSEDSSRTCSPLIDIESSLQITDDIDSTLIKFFNYSCKKDIEEGISKQFTCTQEQEKTLQIQNNNEYKHITEKNEFQCSSCLLSFASARTMAIHQAAAHGGISFIATV; this is encoded by the exons aTGTACGAAGACCTAAGTAATTTTATCACATTTGACTATAATACTATTTGGAATATGCATAGTGAAAGTTCAGAAAATATGTACCAAAACACAGTTTTATTAGATATAATGCAGGATAATGAACCatctaaagaaattaatacggatgaagaaaaaaataattttgtagaattaaataattttgaatctgataacatattacataataaaatatcacacAATACTAGTACAAAACAAGACATATCAATATTGAATAAGACACATCGCACAGTTCCTAATATTTTAAAGAGTAGTTCAAGATCACATAGAATATCTGAAGTAGATGCAGCAAAACCAAATTGCTTTTTTGAAGATATAGCAAAAACAGAGCAACAAGTTTTACTTGTTCCTGACGCAGCATCAAAGCATATTTGCTCTGAAAATACATTTGTTAAAGAagctaaatataaaaaagtatcaaggagaaggaaacaaaaatttagCTATGTGAACGCCTGGAACATTTGCTCCTTTGTTGACAAGGAGAAGGAAGTATTGGATAAAAACGTTTGTATGTCAACAGAGATAGACAGTTCTGCACAAAAAAATAAGTTGAAGCATTACACTAACAAGCAGGATAAAAAACAAGGAATATCTGTTCTTAAAAGTGAACAAGAAAGACTTGTATCTTCAATGCCTCAGAATGTATTAACAGATTGTACCTTCAAAAGTCAGGACCCTTCATCTTTGGAAGAAATtgaatcaaataattttcaagattCAATTGATTTCTCaagcaatgaaatatttaatacattttattacgaATCTTATGACAGCAATAAGTTAGATTGTTTTATAGGGTATACAGAGAATTCTGATGACacatataattcttttagttCAAAACATAGTGATTATCAGGTAAAAGAACTTGATAtgaattataatgaaatagatACATATGAGACAATGGCAGATTGGTCCTTAACAGACAATGAACAGGATGAAATAGATATTTCAATAAGAAAACCTGTAATGTCTCCAGATTATTGGATCGAAGATCTCTTCAGTGATAgaaaatcaaaatgttcatGCTGTGATTATTCTTGCCATGAGGATTATGCTccaaatttgtttgaaactaGCGAAATTAATACTTATACAAAAGACAGACTATcaacagaaatttttaatgatgaTTCACAAGCTAATTTGGACAATACAGATTTATATACTTCTAATAGTACATACATAACTGATAATGTTTTAAGCGAGGACAGCAGTAGAACATGTTCACCGCTTATTGACATTGAAAGCTCTTTGCAAATTACGGATGATATTGACtcaacgttaataaaattttttaattattcatgtAAAAAAGATATCGAAGAAGGAATATCTAAACAATTTACATGTACacaagaacaagaaaaaaCATTACAAATTCAAAACAATAACGAATATAAACATATTACAGAAAAGAACGA GTTTCAGTGTTCATCATGTTTATTATCATTCGCAAGCGCGCGTACAATGGCAATACATCAAGCTGCAGCGCATGGAG GCATTTCATTCATTGCCACCGTATGA
- the LOC132909887 gene encoding uncharacterized protein LOC132909887 isoform X1 has product MYEDLSNFITFDYNTIWNMHSESSENMYQNTVLLDIMQDNEPSKEINTDEEKNNFVELNNFESDNILHNKISHNTSTKQDISILNKTHRTVPNILKSSSRSHRISEVDAAKPNCFFEDIAKTEQQVLLVPDAASKHICSENTFVKEAKYKKVSRRRKQKFSYVNAWNICSFVDKEKEVLDKNVCMSTEIDSSAQKNKLKHYTNKQDKKQGISVLKSEQERLVSSMPQNVLTDCTFKSQDPSSLEEIESNNFQDSIDFSSNEIFNTFYYESYDSNKLDCFIGYTENSDDTYNSFSSKHSDYQVKELDMNYNEIDTYETMADWSLTDNEQDEIDISIRKPVMSPDYWIEDLFSDRKSKCSCCDYSCHEDYAPNLFETSEINTYTKDRLSTEIFNDDSQANLDNTDLYTSNSTYITDNVLSEDSSRTCSPLIDIESSLQITDDIDSTLIKFFNYSCKKDIEEGISKQFTCTQEQEKTLQIQNNNEYKHITEKNEFQCSSCLLSFASARTMAIHQAAAHGGMYIILCESCGRLFNRKYHFNRHFIHCHRMKEPFNCDMCFRKYRHKSSLLHHLKAAHQVHYTRSRSSTFTCKVCQKVYSKFGAFENHVKTHKNAW; this is encoded by the exons aTGTACGAAGACCTAAGTAATTTTATCACATTTGACTATAATACTATTTGGAATATGCATAGTGAAAGTTCAGAAAATATGTACCAAAACACAGTTTTATTAGATATAATGCAGGATAATGAACCatctaaagaaattaatacggatgaagaaaaaaataattttgtagaattaaataattttgaatctgataacatattacataataaaatatcacacAATACTAGTACAAAACAAGACATATCAATATTGAATAAGACACATCGCACAGTTCCTAATATTTTAAAGAGTAGTTCAAGATCACATAGAATATCTGAAGTAGATGCAGCAAAACCAAATTGCTTTTTTGAAGATATAGCAAAAACAGAGCAACAAGTTTTACTTGTTCCTGACGCAGCATCAAAGCATATTTGCTCTGAAAATACATTTGTTAAAGAagctaaatataaaaaagtatcaaggagaaggaaacaaaaatttagCTATGTGAACGCCTGGAACATTTGCTCCTTTGTTGACAAGGAGAAGGAAGTATTGGATAAAAACGTTTGTATGTCAACAGAGATAGACAGTTCTGCACAAAAAAATAAGTTGAAGCATTACACTAACAAGCAGGATAAAAAACAAGGAATATCTGTTCTTAAAAGTGAACAAGAAAGACTTGTATCTTCAATGCCTCAGAATGTATTAACAGATTGTACCTTCAAAAGTCAGGACCCTTCATCTTTGGAAGAAATtgaatcaaataattttcaagattCAATTGATTTCTCaagcaatgaaatatttaatacattttattacgaATCTTATGACAGCAATAAGTTAGATTGTTTTATAGGGTATACAGAGAATTCTGATGACacatataattcttttagttCAAAACATAGTGATTATCAGGTAAAAGAACTTGATAtgaattataatgaaatagatACATATGAGACAATGGCAGATTGGTCCTTAACAGACAATGAACAGGATGAAATAGATATTTCAATAAGAAAACCTGTAATGTCTCCAGATTATTGGATCGAAGATCTCTTCAGTGATAgaaaatcaaaatgttcatGCTGTGATTATTCTTGCCATGAGGATTATGCTccaaatttgtttgaaactaGCGAAATTAATACTTATACAAAAGACAGACTATcaacagaaatttttaatgatgaTTCACAAGCTAATTTGGACAATACAGATTTATATACTTCTAATAGTACATACATAACTGATAATGTTTTAAGCGAGGACAGCAGTAGAACATGTTCACCGCTTATTGACATTGAAAGCTCTTTGCAAATTACGGATGATATTGACtcaacgttaataaaattttttaattattcatgtAAAAAAGATATCGAAGAAGGAATATCTAAACAATTTACATGTACacaagaacaagaaaaaaCATTACAAATTCAAAACAATAACGAATATAAACATATTACAGAAAAGAACGA GTTTCAGTGTTCATCATGTTTATTATCATTCGCAAGCGCGCGTACAATGGCAATACATCAAGCTGCAGCGCATGGAG GTATGTACATAATACTTTGCGAAAGTTGTGGTAGGCTTTTCAATCgaaaatatcatttcaatAGGCATTTCATTCATTGCCACCGTATGAAAGAACCTTTCAATTGCGACATGTGCTTTAGAAAATATAG ACACAAGTCGTCTTTACTTCACCACTTAAAAGCAGCGCACCAGGTTCATTATACTCGTAGTCGTTCGTCAACATTCACTTGTAAAGTGTGCCAAAAAGTTTATAGCAAATTTGGTGCTTTTGAAAATCATGTGAAAACCCATAAAAACGCTTGGTAA
- the LOC132909887 gene encoding uncharacterized protein LOC132909887 isoform X2, which translates to MYEDLSNFITFDYNTIWNMHSESSENMYQNTVLLDIMQDNEPSKEINTDEEKNNFVELNNFESDNILHNKISHNTSTKQDISILNKTHRTVPNILKSSSRSHRISEVDAAKPNCFFEDIAKTEQQVLLVPDAASKHICSENTFVKEAKYKKVSRRRKQKFSYVNAWNICSFVDKEKEVLDKNVCMSTEIDSSAQKNKLKHYTNKQDKKQGISVLKSEQERLVSSMPQNVLTDCTFKSQDPSSLEEIESNNFQDSIDFSSNEIFNTFYYESYDSNKLDCFIGYTENSDDTYNSFSSKHSDYQVKELDMNYNEIDTYETMADWSLTDNEQDEIDISIRKPVMSPDYWIEDLFSDRKSKCSCCDYSCHEDYAPNLFETSEINTYTKDRLSTEIFNDDSQANLDNTDLYTSNSTYITDNVLSEDSSRTCSPLIDIESSLQITDDIDSTLIKFFNYSCKKDIEEGISKQFTCTQEQEKTLQIQNNNEYKHITEKNEFQCSSCLLSFASARTMAIHQAAAHGGMYIILCESCGRLFNRKYHFNRHFIHCHRMKEPFNCDMCFRKYRHKSSLLHHLKAAHQVHYTRSRSSTFTCKVCQKVYSKFGAFENHVKTHKNA; encoded by the exons aTGTACGAAGACCTAAGTAATTTTATCACATTTGACTATAATACTATTTGGAATATGCATAGTGAAAGTTCAGAAAATATGTACCAAAACACAGTTTTATTAGATATAATGCAGGATAATGAACCatctaaagaaattaatacggatgaagaaaaaaataattttgtagaattaaataattttgaatctgataacatattacataataaaatatcacacAATACTAGTACAAAACAAGACATATCAATATTGAATAAGACACATCGCACAGTTCCTAATATTTTAAAGAGTAGTTCAAGATCACATAGAATATCTGAAGTAGATGCAGCAAAACCAAATTGCTTTTTTGAAGATATAGCAAAAACAGAGCAACAAGTTTTACTTGTTCCTGACGCAGCATCAAAGCATATTTGCTCTGAAAATACATTTGTTAAAGAagctaaatataaaaaagtatcaaggagaaggaaacaaaaatttagCTATGTGAACGCCTGGAACATTTGCTCCTTTGTTGACAAGGAGAAGGAAGTATTGGATAAAAACGTTTGTATGTCAACAGAGATAGACAGTTCTGCACAAAAAAATAAGTTGAAGCATTACACTAACAAGCAGGATAAAAAACAAGGAATATCTGTTCTTAAAAGTGAACAAGAAAGACTTGTATCTTCAATGCCTCAGAATGTATTAACAGATTGTACCTTCAAAAGTCAGGACCCTTCATCTTTGGAAGAAATtgaatcaaataattttcaagattCAATTGATTTCTCaagcaatgaaatatttaatacattttattacgaATCTTATGACAGCAATAAGTTAGATTGTTTTATAGGGTATACAGAGAATTCTGATGACacatataattcttttagttCAAAACATAGTGATTATCAGGTAAAAGAACTTGATAtgaattataatgaaatagatACATATGAGACAATGGCAGATTGGTCCTTAACAGACAATGAACAGGATGAAATAGATATTTCAATAAGAAAACCTGTAATGTCTCCAGATTATTGGATCGAAGATCTCTTCAGTGATAgaaaatcaaaatgttcatGCTGTGATTATTCTTGCCATGAGGATTATGCTccaaatttgtttgaaactaGCGAAATTAATACTTATACAAAAGACAGACTATcaacagaaatttttaatgatgaTTCACAAGCTAATTTGGACAATACAGATTTATATACTTCTAATAGTACATACATAACTGATAATGTTTTAAGCGAGGACAGCAGTAGAACATGTTCACCGCTTATTGACATTGAAAGCTCTTTGCAAATTACGGATGATATTGACtcaacgttaataaaattttttaattattcatgtAAAAAAGATATCGAAGAAGGAATATCTAAACAATTTACATGTACacaagaacaagaaaaaaCATTACAAATTCAAAACAATAACGAATATAAACATATTACAGAAAAGAACGA GTTTCAGTGTTCATCATGTTTATTATCATTCGCAAGCGCGCGTACAATGGCAATACATCAAGCTGCAGCGCATGGAG GTATGTACATAATACTTTGCGAAAGTTGTGGTAGGCTTTTCAATCgaaaatatcatttcaatAGGCATTTCATTCATTGCCACCGTATGAAAGAACCTTTCAATTGCGACATGTGCTTTAGAAAATATAG ACACAAGTCGTCTTTACTTCACCACTTAAAAGCAGCGCACCAGGTTCATTATACTCGTAGTCGTTCGTCAACATTCACTTGTAAAGTGTGCCAAAAAGTTTATAGCAAATTTGGTGCTTTTGAAAATCATGTGAAAACCCATAAAAACGCTTG a
- the LOC132909887 gene encoding uncharacterized protein LOC132909887 isoform X3 — MYEDLSNFITFDYNTIWNMHSESSENMYQNTVLLDIMQDNEPSKEINTDEEKNNFVELNNFESDNILHNKISHNTSTKQDISILNKTHRTVPNILKSSSRSHRISEVDAAKPNCFFEDIAKTEQQVLLVPDAASKHICSENTFVKEAKYKKVSRRRKQKFSYVNAWNICSFVDKEKEVLDKNVCMSTEIDSSAQKNKLKHYTNKQDKKQGISVLKSEQERLVSSMPQNVLTDCTFKSQDPSSLEEIESNNFQDSIDFSSNEIFNTFYYESYDSNKLDCFIGYTENSDDTYNSFSSKHSDYQVKELDMNYNEIDTYETMADWSLTDNEQDEIDISIRKPVMSPDYWIEDLFSDRKSKCSCCDYSCHEDYAPNLFETSEINTYTKDRLSTEIFNDDSQANLDNTDLYTSNSTYITDNVLSEDSSRTCSPLIDIESSLQITDDIDSTLIKFFNYSCKKDIEEGISKQFTCTQEQEKTLQIQNNNEYKHITEKNEFQCSSCLLSFASARTMAIHQAAAHGGMYIILCESCGRLFNRKYHFNRHFIHCHRMKEPFNCDMCFRKYRNLFSDTSRLYFTT, encoded by the exons aTGTACGAAGACCTAAGTAATTTTATCACATTTGACTATAATACTATTTGGAATATGCATAGTGAAAGTTCAGAAAATATGTACCAAAACACAGTTTTATTAGATATAATGCAGGATAATGAACCatctaaagaaattaatacggatgaagaaaaaaataattttgtagaattaaataattttgaatctgataacatattacataataaaatatcacacAATACTAGTACAAAACAAGACATATCAATATTGAATAAGACACATCGCACAGTTCCTAATATTTTAAAGAGTAGTTCAAGATCACATAGAATATCTGAAGTAGATGCAGCAAAACCAAATTGCTTTTTTGAAGATATAGCAAAAACAGAGCAACAAGTTTTACTTGTTCCTGACGCAGCATCAAAGCATATTTGCTCTGAAAATACATTTGTTAAAGAagctaaatataaaaaagtatcaaggagaaggaaacaaaaatttagCTATGTGAACGCCTGGAACATTTGCTCCTTTGTTGACAAGGAGAAGGAAGTATTGGATAAAAACGTTTGTATGTCAACAGAGATAGACAGTTCTGCACAAAAAAATAAGTTGAAGCATTACACTAACAAGCAGGATAAAAAACAAGGAATATCTGTTCTTAAAAGTGAACAAGAAAGACTTGTATCTTCAATGCCTCAGAATGTATTAACAGATTGTACCTTCAAAAGTCAGGACCCTTCATCTTTGGAAGAAATtgaatcaaataattttcaagattCAATTGATTTCTCaagcaatgaaatatttaatacattttattacgaATCTTATGACAGCAATAAGTTAGATTGTTTTATAGGGTATACAGAGAATTCTGATGACacatataattcttttagttCAAAACATAGTGATTATCAGGTAAAAGAACTTGATAtgaattataatgaaatagatACATATGAGACAATGGCAGATTGGTCCTTAACAGACAATGAACAGGATGAAATAGATATTTCAATAAGAAAACCTGTAATGTCTCCAGATTATTGGATCGAAGATCTCTTCAGTGATAgaaaatcaaaatgttcatGCTGTGATTATTCTTGCCATGAGGATTATGCTccaaatttgtttgaaactaGCGAAATTAATACTTATACAAAAGACAGACTATcaacagaaatttttaatgatgaTTCACAAGCTAATTTGGACAATACAGATTTATATACTTCTAATAGTACATACATAACTGATAATGTTTTAAGCGAGGACAGCAGTAGAACATGTTCACCGCTTATTGACATTGAAAGCTCTTTGCAAATTACGGATGATATTGACtcaacgttaataaaattttttaattattcatgtAAAAAAGATATCGAAGAAGGAATATCTAAACAATTTACATGTACacaagaacaagaaaaaaCATTACAAATTCAAAACAATAACGAATATAAACATATTACAGAAAAGAACGA GTTTCAGTGTTCATCATGTTTATTATCATTCGCAAGCGCGCGTACAATGGCAATACATCAAGCTGCAGCGCATGGAG GTATGTACATAATACTTTGCGAAAGTTGTGGTAGGCTTTTCAATCgaaaatatcatttcaatAGGCATTTCATTCATTGCCACCGTATGAAAGAACCTTTCAATTGCGACATGTGCTTTAGAAAATATAG aaatttgttttcagACACAAGTCGTCTTTACTTCACCACTTAA
- the LOC132909887 gene encoding uncharacterized protein LOC132909887 isoform X4, whose translation MYEDLSNFITFDYNTIWNMHSESSENMYQNTVLLDIMQDNEPSKEINTDEEKNNFVELNNFESDNILHNKISHNTSTKQDISILNKTHRTVPNILKSSSRSHRISEVDAAKPNCFFEDIAKTEQQVLLVPDAASKHICSENTFVKEAKYKKVSRRRKQKFSYVNAWNICSFVDKEKEVLDKNVCMSTEIDSSAQKNKLKHYTNKQDKKQGISVLKSEQERLVSSMPQNVLTDCTFKSQDPSSLEEIESNNFQDSIDFSSNEIFNTFYYESYDSNKLDCFIGYTENSDDTYNSFSSKHSDYQVKELDMNYNEIDTYETMADWSLTDNEQDEIDISIRKPVMSPDYWIEDLFSDRKSKCSCCDYSCHEDYAPNLFETSEINTYTKDRLSTEIFNDDSQANLDNTDLYTSNSTYITDNVLSEDSSRTCSPLIDIESSLQITDDIDSTLIKFFNYSCKKDIEEGISKQFTCTQEQEKTLQIQNNNEYKHITEKNEFQCSSCLLSFASARTMAIHQAAAHGGKCTILSPIKYGVCYRISFQAFHSLPPYERTFQLRHVL comes from the exons aTGTACGAAGACCTAAGTAATTTTATCACATTTGACTATAATACTATTTGGAATATGCATAGTGAAAGTTCAGAAAATATGTACCAAAACACAGTTTTATTAGATATAATGCAGGATAATGAACCatctaaagaaattaatacggatgaagaaaaaaataattttgtagaattaaataattttgaatctgataacatattacataataaaatatcacacAATACTAGTACAAAACAAGACATATCAATATTGAATAAGACACATCGCACAGTTCCTAATATTTTAAAGAGTAGTTCAAGATCACATAGAATATCTGAAGTAGATGCAGCAAAACCAAATTGCTTTTTTGAAGATATAGCAAAAACAGAGCAACAAGTTTTACTTGTTCCTGACGCAGCATCAAAGCATATTTGCTCTGAAAATACATTTGTTAAAGAagctaaatataaaaaagtatcaaggagaaggaaacaaaaatttagCTATGTGAACGCCTGGAACATTTGCTCCTTTGTTGACAAGGAGAAGGAAGTATTGGATAAAAACGTTTGTATGTCAACAGAGATAGACAGTTCTGCACAAAAAAATAAGTTGAAGCATTACACTAACAAGCAGGATAAAAAACAAGGAATATCTGTTCTTAAAAGTGAACAAGAAAGACTTGTATCTTCAATGCCTCAGAATGTATTAACAGATTGTACCTTCAAAAGTCAGGACCCTTCATCTTTGGAAGAAATtgaatcaaataattttcaagattCAATTGATTTCTCaagcaatgaaatatttaatacattttattacgaATCTTATGACAGCAATAAGTTAGATTGTTTTATAGGGTATACAGAGAATTCTGATGACacatataattcttttagttCAAAACATAGTGATTATCAGGTAAAAGAACTTGATAtgaattataatgaaatagatACATATGAGACAATGGCAGATTGGTCCTTAACAGACAATGAACAGGATGAAATAGATATTTCAATAAGAAAACCTGTAATGTCTCCAGATTATTGGATCGAAGATCTCTTCAGTGATAgaaaatcaaaatgttcatGCTGTGATTATTCTTGCCATGAGGATTATGCTccaaatttgtttgaaactaGCGAAATTAATACTTATACAAAAGACAGACTATcaacagaaatttttaatgatgaTTCACAAGCTAATTTGGACAATACAGATTTATATACTTCTAATAGTACATACATAACTGATAATGTTTTAAGCGAGGACAGCAGTAGAACATGTTCACCGCTTATTGACATTGAAAGCTCTTTGCAAATTACGGATGATATTGACtcaacgttaataaaattttttaattattcatgtAAAAAAGATATCGAAGAAGGAATATCTAAACAATTTACATGTACacaagaacaagaaaaaaCATTACAAATTCAAAACAATAACGAATATAAACATATTACAGAAAAGAACGA GTTTCAGTGTTCATCATGTTTATTATCATTCGCAAGCGCGCGTACAATGGCAATACATCAAGCTGCAGCGCATGGAGGTAAATGTACTATTTTATCCCCAATAAAGTATGGTGTTTGttatcgaatttcttttcAG GCATTTCATTCATTGCCACCGTATGAAAGAACCTTTCAATTGCGACATGTGCTTTAG